One window of the Thermasporomyces composti genome contains the following:
- a CDS encoding MarR family winged helix-turn-helix transcriptional regulator, producing the protein MADDEVARLHAALMELVRLAGAFQPDRAVPGEEVSLSQTVALHELDLAGPMSQRDLAQRVHLEKSTVSRMVADMERKGLVERERDPGNRRLYRLRITDRGRAAHARIAAHFHGHYVRWMAAMTESERDALIVGFPALVRAIRHDLDHLAQSECDHEPPAESGGAAEVPDPREKSAQPTPDEASPNS; encoded by the coding sequence ATGGCGGACGACGAGGTGGCGCGGCTCCACGCGGCGCTCATGGAGCTGGTGCGGCTGGCCGGTGCGTTCCAGCCTGACCGAGCGGTGCCTGGCGAGGAGGTCTCCTTGTCGCAGACCGTCGCCCTCCACGAGCTCGACCTCGCGGGCCCGATGTCCCAACGCGACCTCGCCCAACGCGTCCACTTGGAGAAGAGCACGGTCAGCCGCATGGTCGCCGACATGGAGCGCAAGGGCCTCGTCGAACGCGAGCGCGATCCCGGCAACCGCCGCCTCTACCGGCTGCGCATCACCGACCGTGGCCGCGCCGCCCACGCCCGCATCGCCGCGCACTTCCACGGGCACTACGTCCGCTGGATGGCCGCGATGACAGAGTCCGAGCGTGACGCCCTCATCGTCGGGTTCCCCGCACTCGTCCGCGCCATCCGGCACGACCTCGACCACCTGGCCCAGAGCGAGTGCGACCACGAGCCACCGGCGGAGAGCGGCGGAGCCGCCGAGGTCCCCGACCCCAGGGAGAAGTCAGCTCAGCCGACGCCAGACGAGGCCTCGCCGAACTCGTAG
- a CDS encoding APC family permease, with protein MLNVPRGAAMYVGALVGPGLLLVPALAVQAAGPASILAWLGVLALSAPLAWTFVTLAVRYPTAEGVAAYVRAAFGETAAGLAGTCFVGGVFVGAPAVALTGGLYVAELTESGTGVAVAVGLAIAGAVLAANAVSLRLSSGVQLALASVLVGIVALAVLVALPGNVTRNWTPFAPHGWWAVGTAANILMWLIFGWEAMAQLAGDFRRPDRDLPRAAAIAFGTITLLYAGLGVATIVVTADASSHVPLADLMAVGFGEVGRAATALLALVLTMGAMNVYVGSSAKLVEALVKARALPRWLSDGTDRDIPRRPLVVLGVLCVCLLGVLAAGVMTPDGLIRATSACFVAVYVLALAAAVRLLTGRQQIAAVVALALVCVVGVFSAGYLLVPALAAGLAIAVRRSASRRALVSADPSSPREEVTVGTQAECTVGSAEGHR; from the coding sequence GTGCTCAACGTTCCTCGTGGCGCCGCGATGTACGTCGGAGCGCTCGTCGGCCCAGGTCTGCTCCTGGTTCCGGCGCTCGCCGTCCAAGCCGCGGGCCCTGCCTCGATCCTCGCCTGGCTCGGTGTCCTCGCCTTGTCCGCACCGCTGGCCTGGACGTTCGTCACGCTGGCCGTTCGCTACCCGACCGCCGAGGGTGTCGCGGCCTACGTCCGGGCTGCCTTCGGCGAGACCGCGGCCGGGTTGGCCGGCACGTGCTTCGTCGGCGGCGTCTTCGTCGGCGCTCCCGCCGTCGCGCTCACCGGCGGCCTGTACGTCGCGGAGCTCACCGAGTCCGGCACGGGGGTAGCGGTCGCTGTCGGGCTCGCCATCGCCGGGGCGGTCCTGGCGGCGAACGCCGTCAGCCTCCGGCTGTCGTCCGGCGTCCAGCTCGCGCTGGCCAGCGTGCTGGTCGGCATCGTCGCCCTGGCCGTGCTCGTGGCACTGCCCGGCAACGTGACCCGCAATTGGACGCCGTTCGCCCCGCACGGCTGGTGGGCGGTGGGAACCGCCGCCAACATCCTCATGTGGCTCATCTTCGGCTGGGAGGCGATGGCCCAGCTCGCCGGCGACTTCCGCCGGCCGGACCGCGACCTGCCGCGGGCCGCGGCGATCGCGTTCGGAACCATCACCCTGCTCTACGCCGGCCTGGGTGTGGCCACCATCGTCGTCACCGCGGACGCCAGCTCGCACGTCCCGCTCGCGGACCTCATGGCGGTCGGGTTCGGGGAGGTCGGTCGGGCGGCGACCGCGCTCCTCGCGCTCGTGCTGACGATGGGCGCGATGAACGTCTACGTGGGGTCGTCGGCGAAGCTCGTCGAGGCTCTCGTGAAGGCGCGGGCCCTTCCCCGCTGGCTCAGCGACGGCACGGACCGCGACATCCCCCGCCGACCGCTCGTCGTGCTCGGCGTCCTCTGCGTGTGCCTCCTCGGTGTCCTGGCGGCCGGCGTCATGACCCCGGACGGGCTCATCCGCGCCACGTCCGCCTGCTTCGTCGCCGTGTACGTCCTCGCTCTCGCGGCGGCGGTCCGTCTCCTCACCGGGCGCCAGCAGATCGCGGCGGTGGTGGCTCTGGCGCTCGTCTGCGTCGTGGGCGTGTTCTCCGCGGGCTACCTGCTCGTTCCCGCGCTGGCGGCCGGGTTGGCGATCGCAGTGCGCCGGTCGGCATCACGGAGGGCGCTGGTGTCCGCCGACCCGTCGTCGCCTCGGGAGGAGGTGACGGTCGGCACCCAGGCGGAGTGCACGGTCGGTTCCGCGGAGGGGCACCGCTGA
- the nudC gene encoding NAD(+) diphosphatase — protein MSRLSPLPLARSTLDRATERRVNPAWVDARWFDPRCRVLVVMDGKAPVDPSGTALVYTSPSRLGEVGLAEAEHYLLGLDGDGVPYFVVPAGPVPDDQTRGEIDEATVLAAVGADRLVSVRDAGHLLSDRDAGVFVHATALVNWHANHPRCSRCGAATAPSHGGHVRECPECRAQHFPRTDPAIIVLVTDDQDRCLLGRQRSWPAKRFSTLAGFVEPGEPLEHAVAREVREETGIEIVDPVYAGSQPWPFPSSLMLGFFARAVTTQIKVDEEEIAEARWFSRAQLAEAVRTAELLLPGRASIARALIESWYGDELSD, from the coding sequence GTGTCGCGCCTGTCTCCGCTCCCGCTGGCCCGCTCGACCCTTGACCGTGCGACCGAACGCCGGGTGAACCCCGCCTGGGTCGATGCGCGGTGGTTCGACCCGCGTTGTCGGGTTCTGGTGGTCATGGACGGCAAGGCGCCGGTGGACCCCTCGGGCACCGCGCTGGTCTACACCTCGCCGTCGCGGCTGGGTGAGGTGGGCCTGGCCGAGGCGGAGCACTACCTGCTCGGTCTCGACGGCGACGGTGTGCCGTACTTCGTCGTTCCCGCTGGCCCCGTTCCCGACGATCAGACGAGGGGGGAGATCGACGAGGCGACGGTCCTCGCCGCCGTGGGGGCGGACCGGCTGGTGAGTGTGCGTGACGCCGGCCACCTGCTCTCCGACCGAGACGCCGGGGTGTTCGTGCACGCGACCGCGTTGGTCAACTGGCACGCGAACCACCCCCGTTGCTCGCGGTGCGGAGCGGCGACGGCGCCCAGCCACGGAGGACACGTCCGGGAGTGTCCGGAGTGTCGGGCGCAGCACTTCCCGCGTACCGATCCGGCGATCATCGTCTTGGTCACGGATGACCAGGACCGGTGCCTGCTGGGACGGCAGAGAAGCTGGCCTGCGAAGCGCTTCTCCACGCTCGCCGGGTTCGTCGAGCCCGGCGAACCGCTCGAGCACGCCGTGGCTCGGGAGGTGCGCGAGGAGACCGGTATCGAGATCGTGGACCCCGTCTACGCCGGGAGCCAGCCGTGGCCGTTCCCGTCCAGCCTCATGCTCGGGTTCTTCGCCAGGGCGGTGACGACGCAGATCAAGGTGGACGAGGAGGAGATCGCCGAGGCGCGGTGGTTCTCCCGTGCCCAGCTGGCGGAGGCGGTCCGCACGGCGGAGCTCCTCCTGCCGGGACGAGCCTCGATCGCGCGCGCGTTGATCGAGAGCTGGTACGGCGACGAGCTGAGCGACTAG
- a CDS encoding class I SAM-dependent methyltransferase, with product MGAGHDHHHRHFHFLHLGGGSGTFEGWRSRVYNVLARWPMRGVYRRIAQDLAAMAPERGAVLDVGTGPGVLLLELAQRRADLTLTGVDLSADMVALAQRNLAKVADRASARVADVAALPFADESFDLVVSSFSLHHWEDPEAAVAELARVLRPGGALVIYDFDRAPFDRLEQGARERSLFTGAPSQRTPFRVGLLTPGRCVRFVMTTAAAGSARQR from the coding sequence ATGGGGGCAGGTCACGATCACCACCACCGCCACTTCCACTTCCTGCACCTCGGCGGCGGATCCGGAACTTTCGAGGGTTGGCGCAGCCGCGTCTACAACGTGCTGGCCCGGTGGCCGATGCGCGGCGTCTACCGGCGAATCGCGCAGGACCTCGCGGCCATGGCGCCGGAGCGCGGAGCAGTCCTCGATGTGGGAACCGGGCCAGGTGTGCTGCTCCTCGAGCTCGCGCAGCGGCGCGCTGACCTCACGCTCACCGGCGTCGACCTGTCCGCCGACATGGTGGCGTTAGCTCAGCGCAACCTCGCGAAGGTGGCCGACCGGGCCTCGGCGCGGGTCGCCGACGTGGCCGCCTTGCCGTTCGCCGACGAGTCGTTCGACCTCGTCGTGTCGTCCTTCAGCCTGCACCACTGGGAGGACCCGGAGGCGGCGGTGGCGGAGCTCGCACGGGTCCTGCGACCGGGTGGCGCGCTGGTGATCTACGACTTCGATCGGGCGCCGTTCGACCGGCTCGAGCAGGGTGCGCGAGAGCGGTCGCTGTTCACGGGCGCGCCGAGCCAGCGAACACCCTTCCGCGTCGGCCTGCTCACCCCGGGCCGCTGCGTCCGCTTCGTGATGACGACCGCGGCTGCCGGCTCGGCACGCCAGCGCTGA
- a CDS encoding ATP-dependent helicase — translation MPVSSATGPSATRGATPTYRLVRRRRAGAVEPPRLDDQQRRVVEHRGGPLLVLAGPGTGKTTTLVEAAVDRIERDGLSPEQVLLLTFGRRAAAELRDRIAARLGRTIREPLARTFHSYAFGLLRQDAALRDRPAPRLLSGPEQDLLIRDLLRGDVEEFGARSWPQRLRAALLTRGFAEELRDLLLRAAERGVDPAKLRQLGRQYQRDDWVAAARFARQYAAVTALRPEAPAYDPAELVRAAVDLLRGDPALLERERRARAVVFVDEYQDTDPAQEELLQLLAGGGQDLVVVGDPDQSIYAFRGADVDGIRRFTERFRRADGSEAETVALTRSRRAGAVLLEASRRIARRLPGPSAHRRLEPDPRVPEGEVDVHLLHSAHQEAAFVAQRLRAAHLVDGIPWSRMAVLVRAASAIPLLRRTLTAAGVPATVRREELPLVDQPAVRPLLTLLEIATGRRALDTEVVLDLLVSPYGGADPLALRRLRQELRRHELATGGGRSSSVLLVEAIDDPGALLPLDPVAAAPAQRIATLLEAARKAVAAPNATAETVLWAMWSASGVAERWAETAVRGGPGAAAADRDLDAVTALFDTVARFVDRLPAAGPAVFLDHLLGQEIPGDTLAPRAPEGETVAILTAHAAKGLEWDVVAVVGVQEGVWPDLRPRGSLLGSETLVDLVSGRDPNPLATVSHVLAEERRLFYVAVTRARRRLLVTAVSNEEEQPSRFLDELLPWTGPGDERPLTRVPRGLDLAGVVAELRSVVCAPDLPPDHPRRLAAAHHLARLAAAGVRGADPDQWYALPPLSDDRPLREPGEPVRVSPSKVEAFIRCPLRWLLQSCGGTAGDLFHQSLGNLVHGLAYDVATGALAVDDLLDAFEQRWSRLDAGRGWSAAKQYDRAREVVSKLAAWLRANPHELVAAEADFEVEVGRARLVGRVDRLERDSEGRLVVVDLKTGRSKPGSSELPQHPQLGAYQLAVERGGFRRMARKATSGGAVLVQLGGDTKKPSVQRQPPLADADDPAWAERLVAQAAEGMAGQEFVAIENHWCGVCPVRRSCPLHAEGGQVTP, via the coding sequence GTGCCCGTCTCGTCAGCGACCGGACCGAGCGCCACGCGCGGCGCCACACCGACCTACCGGCTGGTGCGACGTCGCAGAGCCGGTGCCGTGGAGCCGCCTCGCCTCGACGACCAGCAACGCCGGGTCGTCGAGCACCGAGGTGGCCCGCTCCTGGTGCTCGCCGGACCCGGGACCGGCAAGACCACGACGCTCGTCGAGGCGGCCGTCGACCGGATCGAGCGTGACGGGCTGAGCCCGGAGCAGGTCCTTCTGCTCACCTTCGGTCGGCGTGCGGCCGCCGAGCTGCGCGACCGCATCGCCGCCCGGCTCGGCCGCACCATCCGCGAGCCCTTGGCCCGCACCTTCCACTCCTACGCGTTCGGCCTGCTCCGCCAGGACGCCGCGCTGCGTGACCGGCCCGCCCCGCGCCTGCTGTCCGGCCCCGAGCAAGACCTGTTGATCCGCGACCTGCTGCGTGGTGACGTCGAGGAGTTCGGTGCTCGCTCCTGGCCGCAGCGGCTGCGGGCGGCGCTGCTCACCCGGGGCTTCGCCGAGGAGCTCCGCGACCTGCTGCTGCGCGCGGCCGAGCGGGGCGTCGACCCGGCCAAGCTGCGTCAGCTCGGCCGGCAGTACCAGCGGGACGATTGGGTGGCGGCCGCACGCTTCGCGCGCCAGTACGCCGCCGTCACCGCGCTGCGGCCCGAGGCGCCGGCCTACGACCCGGCGGAGCTGGTGCGGGCGGCGGTGGACCTGCTGCGGGGCGACCCCGCGCTGTTGGAGCGCGAGCGCCGAGCACGCGCCGTCGTCTTCGTGGACGAGTACCAAGACACCGACCCGGCCCAAGAGGAGCTGTTGCAGCTGCTGGCGGGCGGCGGTCAGGACCTCGTCGTGGTGGGCGACCCCGACCAGTCGATCTACGCCTTCCGCGGCGCCGACGTCGACGGGATCCGACGGTTCACCGAGCGGTTCCGGCGCGCCGATGGGTCGGAGGCGGAGACGGTCGCGCTCACCCGCAGTCGGCGGGCGGGGGCGGTGCTGCTGGAGGCCTCTCGTCGTATCGCCCGACGACTGCCGGGTCCGTCCGCCCACCGTCGGCTGGAACCTGACCCTCGTGTGCCCGAGGGCGAGGTGGACGTCCACCTGCTGCACTCGGCCCACCAGGAGGCGGCGTTCGTCGCCCAACGCCTCCGTGCGGCTCACCTGGTCGACGGCATCCCGTGGTCCCGCATGGCGGTCCTGGTCCGGGCCGCGTCCGCCATCCCCCTGCTGCGTCGGACGCTGACCGCGGCGGGCGTGCCCGCCACCGTGCGTCGCGAGGAGCTGCCGCTCGTCGACCAGCCGGCCGTACGCCCGCTGCTCACCCTGCTCGAGATCGCCACCGGACGACGCGCGCTCGACACCGAGGTGGTGCTCGACCTCCTCGTCAGCCCCTACGGCGGGGCCGACCCGCTCGCCCTGCGGCGGCTTCGCCAAGAGCTGCGCCGGCACGAGCTCGCCACCGGCGGCGGACGGTCGTCGTCCGTCCTGCTCGTCGAGGCCATCGACGATCCAGGCGCCCTGCTTCCCCTCGACCCCGTGGCGGCGGCGCCGGCGCAGCGCATCGCCACCCTGCTGGAGGCCGCCAGGAAGGCCGTGGCCGCTCCCAACGCCACGGCCGAGACCGTGCTGTGGGCCATGTGGTCGGCGAGCGGGGTCGCGGAACGCTGGGCGGAGACCGCCGTGCGTGGAGGACCAGGTGCCGCGGCCGCTGATCGCGACCTCGACGCGGTGACCGCGCTCTTCGACACGGTGGCCCGGTTCGTCGACCGGCTCCCGGCCGCTGGACCCGCCGTGTTCCTCGACCACCTGCTGGGCCAGGAGATCCCCGGCGACACGCTCGCCCCTCGCGCTCCCGAGGGGGAGACGGTGGCGATCCTCACCGCGCACGCCGCGAAAGGTCTGGAGTGGGACGTCGTCGCGGTGGTCGGCGTCCAGGAAGGGGTCTGGCCGGACTTGCGGCCGCGCGGCTCTTTGCTGGGGTCAGAGACGCTCGTCGACCTGGTCTCCGGGCGTGATCCGAACCCGCTGGCGACCGTGAGCCACGTGCTCGCCGAGGAACGGAGGCTGTTCTACGTGGCGGTGACGCGAGCCCGGCGTCGCCTTCTGGTCACCGCCGTGTCGAACGAGGAGGAGCAGCCGTCCCGGTTCCTCGACGAGCTGCTGCCCTGGACGGGCCCGGGCGACGAGCGCCCACTCACCCGGGTGCCGCGTGGGCTCGACCTGGCCGGCGTCGTGGCCGAGCTCCGGTCCGTGGTCTGCGCCCCCGATCTCCCACCCGACCATCCCCGTCGGCTCGCCGCCGCCCACCACCTGGCGCGGCTCGCCGCGGCGGGGGTCCGCGGCGCCGACCCCGACCAGTGGTACGCCCTTCCGCCCTTGTCCGATGACCGCCCCCTGCGCGAGCCGGGCGAGCCGGTGAGGGTCTCGCCCAGCAAGGTGGAGGCCTTCATCCGGTGTCCGTTGCGGTGGCTGCTGCAGAGCTGCGGCGGAACGGCGGGGGACCTGTTCCACCAGAGCCTCGGCAACCTCGTCCACGGCCTGGCCTACGACGTCGCGACCGGCGCCCTCGCCGTCGACGACCTGCTCGACGCGTTCGAGCAACGGTGGAGTCGGCTCGACGCCGGCCGGGGCTGGTCGGCGGCGAAGCAGTACGACCGCGCCAGGGAGGTGGTCAGCAAGCTGGCCGCGTGGCTGCGCGCCAACCCGCACGAGCTCGTCGCCGCCGAGGCCGACTTCGAGGTCGAGGTGGGTCGGGCGCGCCTGGTTGGGCGGGTGGACCGGCTGGAGCGTGACTCCGAGGGCCGGCTCGTCGTGGTCGACCTCAAGACCGGTCGCAGCAAGCCTGGGTCCAGTGAGCTGCCGCAGCACCCCCAGCTGGGGGCCTACCAGCTGGCGGTGGAGCGAGGTGGCTTCCGCAGGATGGCCAGGAAGGCCACGTCGGGTGGCGCCGTCCTCGTTCAGCTCGGTGGTGACACGAAGAAGCCGTCCGTGCAGCGGCAGCCTCCGCTCGCGGACGCCGACGATCCGGCCTGGGCGGAACGCCTCGTCGCCCAGGCCGCGGAGGGGATGGCGGGCCAGGAGTTCGTCGCCATCGAGAACCACTGGTGTGGGGTGTGCCCGGTCCGCCGGTCGTGTCCCCTGCACGCGGAGGGGGGTCAGGTCACGCCGTGA
- a CDS encoding mycoredoxin — protein sequence MSTTITMYTTPWCGYCRRLKGQLDRAGIAYSEVDIEQHPEAAELVAKINDGNKTVPTVVFPDGSALTNPSLKQVQERLALVDAQAR from the coding sequence ATGTCGACCACGATCACGATGTACACCACGCCGTGGTGTGGCTACTGCCGGCGGCTGAAGGGTCAGCTCGACCGGGCGGGGATCGCTTACAGCGAGGTCGACATCGAGCAGCATCCGGAGGCCGCCGAGCTGGTCGCCAAGATCAACGACGGCAACAAGACGGTGCCGACCGTGGTCTTCCCCGACGGCTCCGCCCTCACCAACCCGTCGCTGAAGCAGGTCCAGGAGCGGCTGGCGCTCGTCGACGCGCAGGCTCGCTGA
- a CDS encoding ATP-dependent helicase yields the protein MTVQLDLPFEDPGSPFEDRRSVRYTAAELAHLLGLPPPTPEQAAVIEAPLEPGVVVAGAGSGKTETMAARVVWLVANGFVSPEQVLGLTFTRKAARELAARIRRRLGQLRERARIDIGPDGDGTIGEVTVATYDAYAQRIVAEHALRLGHEPGARLVTPAMAWQYAARVVEAYDGPMDQVKQSFSTVVKAVLALHGEMCGHLVSAEEIVAFTERLTDIVTSKPAVARTRKALYAVVEEALARQHARLQLLPLVEAFAEEKRRREAVDFADQAALAARLAREFPEVGERERERYKVVLLDEYQDTSHAQLVLLRGLFGGTTGHPITAVGDPCQSIYGWRGASAATLTAFGRHFRTAGGDPASVRSLTTSFRNGSRILHVANLLSEPLRRDGLDVPKLRAHDRNPPGTVVAALHHTVEDEATDIARRIRAIWDADQPARARGEPGRSIAVLVRKRSQIDRIACALRGAGLPVEIVGVGGLLAAPPVSDVVATLRVLADPSRGDALMRLLTGPRWRIGPRDLEALGEWARQLARPSSDVNDATPDDVDDASIIDALDALEAHKEPERFSPEGWRRLTRLAAELRWLRGRVAQPLVDLVSDVIVTLGLDVEVAARTGDVALARADLDAFLDVAVAFAESGEGETLSAFLAYLDAADAEERGLEPGQVEVDGERVQILTVHGAKGLEWDVVVVPGAVEGVFPAATGGDKAWLSDIGALPFPLRGDAEALPTLEVERAEDQREVKEAFERFVDDCGARARLEERRLAYVATTRARQLLVWSGYRWDETQRPRVPGEFLLEVAAACRDGAGEVPVWHEEVDVAAGNPLTATPRQHAWPYDPLTPERRRDVELGAELVRRASAALADGTPLSTTVALAAREWQRDVDLLLAERARRQAGEEVVVELPSRLAVSHLVQLRRDPAALAGTIRRPVPRPPNPLARRGTAFHAWLEARYGRPPLLDLDELPGSADAEATPDEDLVALQEAFLKSEWADRQPLEVEAPFELVVAGIVIRGRADAVFPVGPRTPDGGYTGIEVVDWKTGRPPRDPEEEAARSVQLAAYRLAWSQITGLPLDRVSAAFHYVRDGVTVRPVDLLDAEGLEALLTAVPEVDS from the coding sequence GTGACGGTGCAGTTGGATCTGCCCTTCGAGGACCCCGGAAGCCCATTCGAGGACCGCCGAAGCGTCCGCTACACGGCGGCCGAGCTGGCCCACCTGCTCGGTCTGCCGCCACCGACGCCGGAACAGGCGGCGGTGATCGAGGCGCCGTTGGAGCCCGGTGTCGTCGTGGCCGGCGCCGGGTCTGGCAAGACGGAGACCATGGCCGCCCGCGTGGTGTGGCTGGTGGCGAACGGGTTCGTCTCACCGGAGCAAGTGCTCGGGCTCACCTTCACCCGGAAGGCCGCGCGCGAGCTGGCCGCTCGGATCCGCCGCCGGCTGGGGCAGCTGCGCGAGCGCGCTCGGATCGACATCGGCCCGGACGGTGACGGGACCATCGGCGAGGTCACCGTCGCCACCTACGACGCCTACGCCCAGCGGATCGTCGCCGAGCACGCGCTCAGGCTCGGGCACGAGCCGGGGGCGCGTCTGGTGACACCGGCCATGGCCTGGCAGTACGCCGCACGGGTCGTGGAGGCCTACGACGGCCCCATGGACCAGGTCAAGCAGTCCTTCTCCACGGTCGTCAAGGCTGTCTTGGCGTTGCACGGCGAGATGTGCGGCCACCTGGTGAGCGCCGAGGAGATCGTCGCGTTCACCGAGCGGCTGACGGACATCGTCACGTCCAAGCCGGCCGTGGCCCGGACCCGCAAGGCGCTCTACGCCGTGGTGGAGGAGGCCCTGGCGCGCCAGCACGCGCGGCTGCAGCTGCTGCCGCTCGTCGAGGCCTTCGCTGAGGAGAAGCGCCGTCGGGAGGCGGTGGACTTCGCCGACCAGGCCGCGTTGGCCGCACGGCTGGCCAGGGAGTTCCCGGAGGTCGGGGAACGGGAACGCGAGAGATACAAGGTCGTCCTGCTGGACGAGTACCAAGACACCAGTCACGCCCAGCTCGTCCTGCTGCGCGGCCTGTTCGGCGGCACCACCGGCCATCCGATCACGGCGGTGGGGGACCCGTGTCAGTCCATCTACGGCTGGCGCGGCGCGAGCGCGGCGACCTTGACCGCCTTCGGACGGCACTTCCGCACCGCCGGCGGCGACCCAGCGTCCGTCCGCTCGCTCACGACGAGCTTCCGCAACGGCTCGCGCATCCTGCATGTGGCGAACCTGCTCTCCGAACCGCTCCGGCGCGACGGCCTGGACGTGCCGAAGCTCCGCGCCCACGACCGCAACCCGCCCGGCACGGTGGTCGCGGCCTTGCACCACACCGTCGAGGACGAGGCGACCGACATCGCGCGACGCATTCGGGCGATCTGGGATGCCGACCAACCCGCGCGAGCCCGGGGCGAGCCCGGCCGGTCGATCGCTGTGTTGGTCCGCAAGCGCAGCCAGATCGACCGGATCGCCTGCGCCCTGCGCGGCGCCGGCCTCCCGGTGGAGATCGTCGGCGTCGGCGGGTTGTTGGCGGCGCCACCGGTGTCGGACGTCGTGGCGACTCTCCGGGTGCTCGCCGACCCCAGCCGAGGCGACGCCCTCATGCGGCTGCTCACGGGCCCGCGGTGGCGGATCGGGCCGCGTGACCTGGAGGCGCTGGGGGAATGGGCGCGGCAGTTGGCCCGTCCGTCGTCGGACGTGAACGACGCGACGCCCGACGACGTCGACGACGCGAGCATCATCGACGCGCTCGACGCGCTCGAGGCCCACAAGGAGCCCGAACGCTTCTCTCCCGAGGGCTGGCGGCGGCTGACACGGCTCGCGGCGGAGCTGCGCTGGCTGCGCGGGAGGGTCGCCCAGCCGCTGGTCGACCTGGTGAGCGACGTCATCGTGACCCTGGGCCTGGACGTCGAGGTCGCCGCGCGCACCGGCGACGTCGCGCTCGCTCGCGCCGACCTCGACGCGTTCCTCGACGTGGCCGTGGCGTTCGCCGAGAGCGGTGAAGGGGAGACGTTGTCGGCGTTCCTCGCCTACCTCGATGCCGCCGACGCGGAGGAGCGCGGCTTGGAGCCGGGTCAGGTCGAGGTGGACGGCGAGCGGGTGCAGATCCTCACCGTGCACGGCGCGAAGGGACTGGAGTGGGATGTCGTCGTCGTGCCGGGTGCGGTCGAGGGCGTCTTCCCCGCGGCCACGGGCGGGGACAAGGCGTGGCTGTCCGACATCGGGGCGCTGCCGTTCCCACTGCGCGGTGACGCGGAGGCGCTACCGACCTTGGAGGTCGAGCGCGCCGAAGACCAACGGGAGGTCAAGGAGGCCTTCGAGCGGTTCGTCGACGACTGCGGCGCCCGAGCCCGCCTGGAGGAGCGCCGGCTGGCGTACGTCGCCACGACCCGAGCTCGTCAGCTGCTCGTCTGGTCCGGCTACCGCTGGGACGAGACCCAGAGGCCGCGAGTCCCGGGGGAGTTCCTCCTGGAGGTCGCGGCCGCCTGCCGTGACGGCGCGGGGGAGGTTCCGGTCTGGCACGAGGAGGTCGACGTCGCCGCTGGGAACCCGCTCACCGCCACGCCACGCCAGCACGCCTGGCCCTACGACCCGCTCACCCCCGAACGTCGCCGCGACGTGGAGCTCGGCGCCGAGCTGGTGCGGCGGGCCAGCGCCGCGTTGGCGGACGGGACACCACTCTCGACGACCGTCGCGCTCGCCGCCCGGGAATGGCAGCGGGACGTCGACCTGCTCCTCGCCGAACGAGCCCGTCGGCAGGCCGGTGAGGAGGTCGTCGTCGAGCTGCCCAGTCGGCTGGCGGTCAGCCACCTCGTGCAGCTCCGACGCGACCCAGCCGCGCTCGCCGGGACGATCCGTCGACCGGTCCCGAGGCCACCCAACCCCCTCGCTCGCCGGGGCACCGCCTTCCACGCGTGGCTCGAGGCGCGGTACGGCCGACCACCGTTGCTCGACCTCGACGAGCTCCCCGGTTCCGCCGACGCGGAGGCCACGCCGGACGAGGATCTGGTCGCGCTCCAGGAAGCGTTCCTCAAGTCGGAGTGGGCGGACCGTCAGCCGCTGGAGGTCGAGGCGCCGTTCGAGCTCGTCGTGGCGGGCATCGTCATTCGAGGCAGAGCCGACGCCGTCTTCCCGGTCGGCCCGCGAACCCCCGACGGCGGGTACACGGGAATCGAGGTCGTCGACTGGAAGACCGGACGGCCGCCGCGAGATCCGGAGGAGGAGGCGGCCAGGTCGGTCCAGCTGGCGGCGTATCGGCTGGCGTGGTCCCAGATCACCGGGCTGCCTCTGGACCGGGTGAGCGCGGCGTTCCACTACGTGCGAGACGGTGTGACCGTCCGGCCGGTGGACCTGCTCGACGCCGAGGGACTCGAGGCGCTGTTGACGGCCGTGCCGGAGGTCGATTCCTAG